One Aciduliprofundum boonei T469 genomic region harbors:
- a CDS encoding prolyl oligopeptidase family serine peptidase — MDPYEWMENLEDERILKLVNEENKRFRDYVDGLSDKLADEIRHYYYLPTIWEAKITKKGIIAAINEHGKQVVKNLSSGEILIDSKDLEKELKDEILLQGFSVDEHLKFFAYNFSIGGSDEGITRIVNLESREVEEIKPSINNIIFLRDGYYFSRFYRKEESPDGMKPPVERLFWRDKNEEKMVFGDGLDSNYFMYIKKSNDGKYAILTKTFGWNSSEIYLGPIENPEKWKKVYKSEVPAEPIDIVDGKLYVLTREGSGYGKIIAIGEDIEEVVPEGEYPLEWAEIVNGKILAGYLVDASSKLKLFSLEGKKVKEIKFEPAGKVIPFDSKDGILLKYESFTIPSRLYEFKDSMRIIHETKIEGEYKIKEDFVRSKDGTNIHYFLVEGENKNNIAWVFGYGGFNISLSPRFFPHVVPFLKMGGTFVVANLRGGSEYGEEWHRAGMRDKKQNVFDDFISVLENLKKDYKVVAWGRSNGGLLVAATLVQRPDVMDAAIIGYPVIDMLRFHKMYIGKVWIPEYGNPDNPEDRKFLEKYSPYHNVKKKNYPPIMIYTGLHDDRVHPAHALKFFMKLREVDAPVYLRVETKSGHMGASPETRIRELADILAFVLKSTEVLN, encoded by the coding sequence ATGGATCCTTATGAGTGGATGGAAAATTTGGAGGATGAGAGGATCTTAAAACTCGTCAATGAGGAGAACAAAAGATTTAGGGATTATGTAGATGGACTTTCTGACAAACTTGCTGATGAGATTCGTCATTATTATTACCTTCCAACAATTTGGGAAGCAAAAATAACAAAAAAAGGCATCATTGCTGCAATTAATGAGCATGGAAAACAGGTAGTGAAAAATTTGAGCTCAGGAGAGATACTGATAGATTCCAAGGACCTAGAAAAAGAGTTAAAAGATGAGATTCTGCTCCAGGGATTTTCTGTGGACGAGCATTTAAAATTCTTCGCTTACAACTTCTCTATTGGGGGCTCTGACGAGGGAATAACCAGAATTGTGAATTTAGAGAGTAGGGAAGTGGAAGAGATAAAACCTTCAATTAACAACATAATATTTCTTAGAGATGGCTATTACTTCTCCAGATTTTACAGGAAGGAAGAGAGCCCGGATGGCATGAAACCTCCTGTAGAGCGTCTTTTCTGGAGAGACAAGAATGAAGAGAAGATGGTTTTTGGAGATGGCTTGGATTCAAATTATTTTATGTACATAAAGAAGAGCAATGATGGAAAATATGCAATTCTCACCAAAACCTTTGGATGGAACAGCAGTGAGATATATCTTGGTCCGATAGAGAACCCAGAAAAATGGAAAAAAGTATACAAATCAGAAGTGCCAGCAGAGCCCATTGATATTGTAGATGGTAAATTATATGTTCTCACGAGAGAAGGCTCTGGATACGGCAAGATTATCGCAATAGGTGAAGATATAGAGGAAGTTGTGCCCGAAGGGGAATATCCATTAGAATGGGCTGAAATTGTGAATGGAAAAATCCTGGCTGGATATCTTGTGGACGCTTCCTCTAAATTAAAATTGTTCTCCTTGGAAGGAAAAAAGGTTAAGGAGATAAAATTCGAGCCTGCGGGAAAGGTGATTCCATTTGATAGTAAGGATGGCATACTTTTGAAATACGAAAGTTTTACCATACCTTCAAGGCTCTATGAATTTAAAGATTCGATGAGGATAATTCACGAGACCAAAATTGAAGGAGAGTATAAAATAAAAGAAGATTTTGTAAGATCCAAGGATGGTACCAATATTCATTATTTCTTGGTAGAGGGAGAGAACAAAAATAATATAGCTTGGGTGTTTGGTTATGGAGGATTCAATATCTCATTATCTCCGAGATTCTTTCCCCATGTAGTCCCATTTTTGAAAATGGGAGGCACATTCGTTGTTGCAAATTTGAGAGGTGGAAGTGAATACGGAGAAGAATGGCATCGTGCAGGAATGAGAGACAAAAAACAGAATGTTTTTGATGATTTTATATCTGTCCTAGAGAATTTGAAAAAAGATTATAAGGTAGTTGCCTGGGGGCGCAGTAATGGAGGTTTGCTGGTGGCAGCCACGCTAGTGCAGAGACCAGATGTTATGGATGCAGCCATTATCGGTTATCCTGTAATTGATATGCTAAGGTTCCACAAGATGTACATAGGCAAGGTCTGGATACCTGAGTACGGGAATCCAGATAACCCAGAGGATAGGAAGTTTTTGGAAAAATACTCACCGTATCACAATGTGAAGAAGAAAAATTACCCACCGATTATGATTTACACGGGTTTGCATGATGATAGAGTCCATCCTGCGCATGCTCTAAAATTCTTTATGAAACTTAGAGAAGTTGATGCTCCAGTATACTTGAGAGTGGAAACAAAGAGTGGACATATGGGTGCCTCACCAGAGACTAGGATTAGAGAGCTTGCGGATATACTTGCCTTTGTCTTAAAATCCACGGAGGTATTAAATTGA
- a CDS encoding polyprenyl synthetase family protein: MEPKELMGYYKMKVEENLKEFFKEKKKGLEHWSSREACEILEEYTLRGGKRIRAILMIVGYKMMGGKNDEIIKASSSLELIQSYLLIHDDIMDESDLRRGKDTVHKIYEKKHLKNGFGGRPIRFGESMAIIAGDLANAYAMEILSSSDFPAELKVKAIHKLNEIIEYTGYGQIIDIYSGALEEFKEEDLLLLHKYKTARYTIEGPLALGIILAGKEPEGIENYAIPVGIAFQLQDDILGLFGSEEGIGKPVTSDLAEGKKTLLIIKALENGSEEDRKIIMQALGNPAVTYEQLEKVREIVRRTGSLDYSKNLAKKMVEEAKDYLKGIEVEDEEMRDFLLWLADYMISRSY; this comes from the coding sequence ATGGAACCTAAAGAGCTTATGGGTTATTACAAGATGAAGGTAGAAGAAAATTTGAAGGAATTTTTCAAGGAGAAGAAAAAGGGCTTGGAGCACTGGAGCTCCCGCGAGGCCTGTGAAATTCTCGAAGAATACACCCTTCGTGGAGGAAAGAGAATTCGTGCGATTTTGATGATCGTTGGATATAAGATGATGGGGGGCAAGAATGATGAGATAATAAAAGCATCATCATCTCTCGAGCTCATACAGAGTTATCTACTCATCCACGATGACATTATGGATGAAAGCGACCTTCGTAGAGGAAAGGACACCGTGCACAAAATATATGAGAAGAAACACCTTAAAAATGGATTCGGTGGCAGACCTATAAGATTTGGAGAAAGTATGGCAATAATCGCAGGAGATTTAGCTAACGCCTATGCCATGGAGATTCTTTCTTCCTCTGATTTCCCTGCAGAACTAAAGGTGAAGGCAATCCATAAATTGAATGAGATTATTGAGTACACGGGCTATGGGCAGATAATTGACATATACTCTGGTGCTCTAGAGGAATTCAAAGAGGAAGATTTGCTCTTGTTGCATAAATACAAGACCGCAAGGTACACGATTGAAGGTCCCCTTGCTCTTGGCATAATCCTTGCAGGTAAGGAGCCAGAGGGAATAGAAAATTATGCAATACCTGTGGGCATAGCGTTCCAGCTTCAAGATGATATATTGGGGCTCTTTGGAAGTGAAGAGGGGATAGGTAAGCCAGTGACGAGTGATTTAGCAGAAGGCAAGAAGACGCTCTTAATAATAAAGGCACTTGAGAATGGAAGCGAGGAGGATAGAAAAATCATAATGCAAGCCTTGGGCAATCCTGCCGTGACATACGAGCAGTTGGAGAAAGTGAGGGAAATTGTTAGGCGCACTGGCTCTTTAGATTACTCCAAGAACCTTGCAAAGAAGATGGTAGAAGAGGCAAAAGATTATTTGAAAGGGATTGAAGTAGAAGATGAAGAGATGAGAGATTTCCTACTCTGGCTTGCAGATTATATGATAAGCAGAAGTTATTGA
- a CDS encoding HD domain-containing protein, which produces MEDFKIIHDAIHGSIKFEEVTLRLLETPEMQRLSGIKQLGLGYLVFPGANHTRLEHSIGVGYVAGRMGEVLRLPKEEINLLKAAGMLHDLGHSPFSHTLEYLLYEKTKLDHMEITTKIIEGKIDLLEGLDIEDRERIHEILGDYGLDTKQIGKMILGETEEINLDSFNGNASFFGGEKNYLVNMISGSLDADQIDYLLRDAHYTGVAHGAIDFPRILHTLKIKNGELMIDKKGVPALEGMLVARALMYSAVYFHKTNRIGELMLSRAVEEIEMDNWLEIYRYNDSELISLLLSQGGYPREIALRIKYRKLFKKAMVRTFEELENMYGDEYKEILLKLCDLKVRRKMEREIAEAAGIDERYVLIDIPSRNVILSEPRLTKTNVKVVEGEHVYPLSKFSPLARALQTRKVQDWAIMVVAPKENLEKVKKVAERIIFY; this is translated from the coding sequence ATGGAAGATTTCAAAATAATCCACGATGCAATACATGGAAGCATAAAATTTGAAGAAGTTACTTTACGCCTTTTAGAAACTCCTGAGATGCAGCGTTTGAGCGGTATAAAGCAGCTTGGCCTCGGCTATTTAGTTTTCCCGGGTGCGAATCACACTCGTCTAGAACATTCAATTGGAGTTGGATATGTTGCCGGGAGAATGGGTGAGGTTTTGAGATTGCCAAAAGAAGAGATAAATCTTCTAAAAGCAGCAGGAATGCTCCATGACCTAGGCCATTCTCCGTTTTCCCATACTTTAGAGTATTTACTTTATGAAAAGACCAAGCTTGACCATATGGAGATAACAACAAAAATAATTGAGGGTAAAATTGATCTCCTAGAAGGTCTGGATATTGAGGATAGGGAGAGAATTCATGAGATTTTAGGAGATTACGGATTGGATACAAAGCAAATTGGAAAAATGATTCTTGGTGAAACAGAGGAGATAAACCTGGATAGTTTTAACGGAAATGCAAGTTTCTTTGGTGGAGAGAAAAATTATTTGGTAAATATGATAAGTGGAAGCTTGGATGCTGATCAGATTGACTATTTGCTAAGAGATGCACATTACACTGGTGTGGCTCACGGAGCCATAGATTTTCCCAGAATATTGCATACTCTGAAAATAAAGAACGGAGAGCTTATGATAGACAAGAAGGGAGTTCCTGCGCTGGAAGGTATGTTAGTTGCCCGGGCGTTGATGTATTCTGCGGTTTATTTCCACAAAACTAACAGAATAGGAGAGTTAATGCTCTCTCGGGCCGTTGAAGAGATTGAGATGGATAACTGGCTCGAAATCTATCGCTACAATGATTCTGAACTAATCTCTCTTCTTCTCTCTCAAGGAGGATACCCTAGGGAGATTGCACTGCGCATAAAATACAGAAAATTATTTAAAAAGGCCATGGTAAGAACATTTGAAGAACTTGAAAATATGTATGGTGATGAATACAAAGAGATTCTTTTGAAGCTTTGCGATTTAAAAGTTAGAAGGAAAATGGAGCGGGAGATAGCAGAGGCAGCGGGTATAGATGAAAGGTATGTGCTTATAGACATACCCAGCAGAAATGTCATTCTTTCAGAGCCAAGGTTGACAAAGACAAATGTTAAAGTTGTGGAAGGAGAGCATGTTTATCCCCTATCAAAATTCTCCCCACTTGCAAGGGCATTACAGACCAGAAAGGTACAGGATTGGGCAATAATGGTGGTCGCACCAAAGGAGAACCTAGAAAAAGTAAAAAAAGTTGCTGAAAGGATTATATTCTACTGA
- a CDS encoding radical SAM protein yields MVEIVLTTDRTMMSNHHHKEFLGFGTTGPPLILPEKVWLWLFAPKMKVIDKDGRPLEAPYGLRKIEAKLIDDGFDAAIIDPDHLYKHIDDAKVLLLSHHDYFGFGPPSSTFASIFKTETVNARSFARLMNSEPVRKMKKNGVKIIAGGPAAWHWKYREDKMKEWGVDTVVDGEGELAIGELVRRALKGEELPKFIDLKPSQSPKIEEISEIKLPSVNGLVEVMRGCPRGCKFCSVTLRPLRYMPFEKIEKEILVNVRNGVENGIIHSEDVLLYGAKPPSYIIPNEEKLIKLHKLFKKHYKKVVWAHASLAAIVKGQQDSKLMDKLAEIIIDEHQSWWGAEIGVETGSPRLAKIIMPQKAKPFSTEKWPEIVLEGAGIMQDVGMQPAMTLIAGLPEETEDDIIKTLELVDDLWDFKAIIMPMFFVPMGLLKDKDWFQAYELSDIHMELLKRCLTHGIRQGRNILKNYFEERWYGPLMMPFYHLFIDLIERQAKKRGYISEPGSHVGKTFGKIDKGKVKKEKGENVDWDKTCR; encoded by the coding sequence ATGGTTGAAATAGTGCTTACCACGGACAGAACGATGATGTCAAATCACCATCACAAAGAATTTTTGGGATTTGGAACTACGGGACCGCCTCTCATACTTCCAGAGAAGGTGTGGTTATGGCTATTCGCACCCAAGATGAAGGTTATCGATAAAGACGGGAGACCTCTGGAGGCACCCTACGGTTTGAGAAAAATAGAGGCAAAATTAATAGATGATGGGTTTGACGCTGCCATAATAGATCCTGATCATCTCTACAAACATATTGATGATGCAAAGGTTCTTCTTCTTTCTCACCACGACTATTTTGGATTCGGCCCTCCATCAAGCACATTTGCATCTATTTTTAAAACAGAAACGGTGAATGCAAGGTCTTTCGCTCGCCTTATGAACTCTGAGCCCGTTAGAAAAATGAAGAAAAATGGAGTGAAAATAATAGCAGGGGGCCCGGCGGCATGGCATTGGAAATATAGAGAGGATAAGATGAAAGAGTGGGGGGTGGATACGGTAGTAGATGGTGAGGGGGAGCTTGCCATCGGTGAATTAGTGCGCAGAGCTCTAAAAGGTGAGGAGCTTCCTAAATTCATAGATTTAAAACCTTCACAATCACCGAAAATTGAGGAAATATCTGAAATAAAACTTCCAAGTGTAAATGGTCTGGTTGAGGTTATGCGAGGCTGTCCCAGAGGTTGCAAGTTCTGCTCCGTCACGCTGAGACCTTTGAGATATATGCCCTTTGAAAAGATAGAAAAGGAAATTTTAGTTAATGTTCGCAATGGTGTGGAAAATGGTATCATTCATAGCGAGGATGTATTGCTCTACGGCGCAAAACCTCCATCTTACATAATACCCAACGAAGAAAAATTAATAAAATTGCACAAGTTATTCAAGAAGCACTACAAAAAGGTAGTATGGGCCCATGCAAGCTTGGCAGCCATAGTTAAGGGGCAGCAAGATTCAAAGCTTATGGATAAATTGGCAGAAATCATAATAGATGAGCACCAGTCATGGTGGGGAGCTGAGATAGGTGTAGAAACGGGCTCACCGCGTTTGGCTAAGATAATAATGCCTCAAAAAGCCAAGCCATTCTCCACTGAGAAGTGGCCGGAGATAGTTTTGGAAGGTGCCGGAATAATGCAAGATGTGGGTATGCAGCCTGCAATGACACTAATTGCAGGACTCCCCGAAGAAACGGAAGATGATATAATCAAAACTCTTGAATTAGTGGATGATTTATGGGATTTCAAGGCGATTATAATGCCCATGTTCTTCGTGCCCATGGGATTGCTAAAAGACAAAGATTGGTTCCAGGCATATGAGCTAAGTGATATTCATATGGAACTACTCAAAAGATGCCTGACTCATGGGATAAGGCAAGGTAGAAATATCCTCAAGAACTACTTCGAGGAGCGTTGGTACGGGCCACTGATGATGCCTTTTTACCATCTCTTCATAGATCTCATAGAAAGGCAAGCGAAAAAGAGGGGATACATAAGTGAGCCGGGGAGCCATGTTGGCAAAACATTCGGAAAAATAGATAAGGGGAAGGTAAAGAAAGAGAAAGGCGAGAATGTGGACTGGGACAAGACATGCCGTTAA
- a CDS encoding bifunctional oligoribonuclease/PAP phosphatase NrnA, with product MHKNADIDAFSSAYYLSEILGDAVIVSDGLDRYVKNLVREKNLEVRDNIDFDYDEVITVDTASREQLGKFSNLKIDVVYDHHESNNIEADKRYVDPSYPSCAEMVYDIHKKKPSRFAALLLLAGMISDTLWFKHANRRTLQIFYEIMNAYDIEFQEIRTIVDMPITFSEKISVLKGFQRAIYRSYGNKIVVATRVSANESIVATELISFADIVFVGSARKDEVRVIGRSREANLLDIFKELSEDFSCKYGGHKKAAGMSCIGDLEAILNAALIVSSKYLER from the coding sequence ATGCATAAGAATGCAGATATTGATGCGTTTTCCTCCGCTTATTATTTATCTGAGATACTAGGTGATGCAGTTATAGTCTCCGATGGTTTAGATAGATATGTTAAAAATCTTGTGAGGGAGAAAAATTTGGAAGTTAGAGATAATATAGATTTTGATTATGATGAAGTTATCACCGTGGATACTGCTAGCAGAGAGCAACTAGGGAAGTTCTCTAACTTAAAAATTGATGTGGTATACGATCATCACGAGAGCAACAATATTGAAGCAGATAAAAGGTATGTTGATCCTTCTTACCCCTCTTGTGCAGAAATGGTTTACGATATTCACAAAAAGAAGCCATCTAGATTTGCAGCCCTATTGCTCCTTGCTGGTATGATAAGTGATACACTATGGTTCAAGCATGCCAATAGAAGAACCTTGCAAATATTCTACGAAATTATGAATGCCTATGATATAGAATTTCAAGAAATTCGCACCATCGTGGATATGCCCATTACATTCAGTGAAAAAATATCGGTGCTAAAGGGATTTCAGAGAGCTATATACAGAAGTTACGGGAACAAGATTGTGGTGGCCACGAGAGTAAGTGCAAATGAGAGTATTGTTGCCACAGAGCTCATATCCTTCGCAGACATTGTTTTTGTGGGCTCTGCAAGGAAAGATGAGGTTAGGGTTATAGGAAGAAGCAGGGAGGCAAATCTCCTCGATATTTTTAAAGAATTGTCAGAAGATTTTTCCTGCAAATATGGAGGACATAAAAAAGCTGCAGGTATGAGTTGTATAGGTGATTTGGAGGCAATTCTCAATGCAGCCTTAATTGTGTCCTCTAAATATCTTGAAAGGTAA
- the thsB gene encoding thermosome subunit beta — protein sequence MMAGQPILILKEGTRRETGKEAMKNNIAAARAIADAVRSTLGPRGMDKMLVDSLGDVVITNDGVTILKEIDVEHPAAKMMVEVAKTQDSEVGDGTTTAVVLAGELLKNAEELLEQNVHPTVIAAGYRHAAEKAKEILDEIAKPISIDDEETLKKIAATALSSKSASMAKELLSEIAVKAVKKVAENVDGRMVVDMDSIQIVKKQGGAIDDTELIDGMIIDKEKVHPGMPGRVKDAKIALINMALEVKKPEIDANIQIKDPAMVRAFLDEEEKILKGMVEKIKASGANVVLCQKGIDDMAQHFLAKEGIYAVRRVKKSDMEKLSKATGGKIITNLDDLTPEDLGHAELVEQRKIGEDNMTFVIGCENPKAVSILVRGGTEHVVDEIERSLKDALHVVAKAVEDGKITTGGGSSAVEIALKLRDYAASVGGREQLAIEAFADALEIIPRTLAENAGHDPIDMLIELRKAHKDGNVYAGINVYEGKIADMMELGVIEPIRVGKQAIDSATDAAIMILRIDDVIAAKGESKKGGEKGPGSEEE from the coding sequence ATGATGGCAGGTCAGCCAATACTCATATTAAAAGAGGGTACTAGGAGAGAGACTGGAAAAGAGGCCATGAAGAACAACATTGCTGCTGCTAGAGCAATAGCAGATGCGGTTCGTAGCACCCTAGGTCCTAGAGGTATGGACAAGATGCTTGTAGATAGCCTTGGTGATGTTGTTATTACCAATGATGGTGTTACTATCCTCAAGGAAATTGATGTGGAGCATCCGGCTGCTAAGATGATGGTTGAGGTTGCAAAGACACAGGATAGCGAGGTTGGAGACGGTACAACCACAGCGGTTGTTCTTGCAGGAGAGCTTTTAAAGAATGCCGAGGAGCTTCTTGAGCAGAATGTACATCCAACCGTTATTGCGGCTGGTTACAGGCATGCTGCTGAAAAAGCCAAAGAGATTTTGGATGAAATTGCAAAGCCAATAAGTATTGATGATGAAGAGACACTGAAGAAGATTGCAGCCACAGCCCTGAGCAGCAAGAGCGCAAGTATGGCCAAAGAGCTTCTAAGTGAGATAGCAGTTAAAGCTGTGAAAAAAGTGGCTGAGAATGTGGATGGAAGGATGGTTGTAGATATGGATTCAATTCAAATCGTGAAAAAGCAGGGTGGGGCTATAGATGATACTGAGTTAATAGATGGTATGATCATAGACAAGGAGAAGGTGCATCCCGGAATGCCTGGTAGGGTTAAGGATGCTAAAATTGCACTCATAAATATGGCTCTTGAAGTAAAGAAACCTGAGATAGATGCAAATATTCAGATAAAGGATCCTGCAATGGTTCGAGCATTCCTTGATGAGGAGGAGAAGATATTAAAGGGTATGGTTGAGAAGATAAAGGCAAGTGGTGCCAATGTGGTGCTCTGCCAGAAAGGTATAGATGATATGGCACAGCACTTCCTTGCCAAAGAAGGTATATATGCAGTTCGCCGTGTGAAGAAGAGCGATATGGAGAAGCTTAGCAAAGCCACTGGTGGAAAGATAATAACCAACCTGGATGACTTGACCCCAGAGGATCTGGGCCATGCTGAGCTTGTTGAGCAGCGCAAGATAGGCGAAGATAACATGACCTTCGTTATCGGGTGTGAGAATCCAAAGGCCGTGAGCATACTGGTGCGTGGTGGCACTGAGCATGTGGTTGACGAGATAGAGCGCAGTCTTAAAGATGCTTTACATGTGGTGGCCAAAGCTGTTGAAGATGGTAAGATAACCACCGGTGGAGGCTCAAGTGCTGTTGAAATAGCCTTGAAACTAAGAGACTATGCAGCCAGTGTGGGAGGTAGAGAGCAGCTTGCAATTGAAGCATTTGCAGACGCTCTGGAGATTATACCTCGCACCCTCGCAGAGAATGCTGGACATGATCCAATAGATATGCTCATAGAGCTTCGCAAGGCCCACAAAGACGGAAATGTGTATGCGGGAATAAATGTATATGAGGGCAAGATTGCGGACATGATGGAGCTTGGAGTTATAGAGCCAATACGCGTGGGCAAGCAGGCAATAGACAGCGCTACAGATGCAGCCATAATGATTCTCCGCATAGATGATGTAATCGCTGCGAAGGGGGAATCCAAGAAAGGTGGAGAGAAGGGCCCTGGAAGCGAGGAGGAGTAA
- a CDS encoding prefoldin subunit beta, with protein MVELNLTPHLQEKLEQAQKLQGELEVIVAQRYQLEVSLKEVEKSLEELEKVGDDAPIYKHVGSILVRAKSKDEVKKELEEKKEMLELRIKAVQRQQELLQKKYEEIQREFAAAYGGGAVSG; from the coding sequence ATGGTAGAATTGAATCTGACTCCTCATCTACAGGAGAAACTTGAGCAGGCGCAAAAATTGCAGGGGGAGCTTGAAGTTATAGTAGCTCAGAGATATCAACTGGAAGTTAGTTTGAAGGAAGTTGAAAAGAGCTTGGAAGAGTTGGAGAAAGTGGGTGATGATGCACCTATTTACAAGCATGTTGGAAGCATTTTAGTTAGAGCTAAAAGCAAGGATGAAGTAAAGAAAGAGTTAGAAGAGAAGAAAGAGATGTTAGAGCTAAGAATAAAAGCGGTACAGAGACAACAGGAGCTATTGCAGAAAAAATATGAGGAGATACAGAGAGAGTTCGCTGCGGCTTACGGGGGCGGAGCCGTATCCGGATAA
- a CDS encoding KEOPS complex subunit Pcc1, protein MPRAIIELPGSEEIYKALNVEAGREIPRTKVNIVSNENLEIIIDADDSHALRAALNSYLRWIELAYDIMEVIENGRIESDSSSTGET, encoded by the coding sequence GTGCCAAGAGCAATCATAGAGCTGCCCGGTAGCGAGGAGATATACAAGGCTTTAAATGTAGAAGCAGGTAGAGAGATTCCTAGAACGAAAGTAAATATTGTTTCTAATGAGAATTTGGAGATAATTATAGATGCGGATGATTCACATGCCTTAAGGGCAGCCTTGAACTCGTATTTGAGATGGATTGAGCTTGCGTATGATATTATGGAGGTGATTGAGAATGGTAGAATTGAATCTGACTCCTCATCTACAGGAGAAACTTGA
- a CDS encoding 23S rRNA (pseudouridine(1915)-N(3))-methyltransferase RlmH codes for MLPVKIEVITLGKSSREYSQIISEYEKRISKLAHARFARGSKIPPDAILLDPKGIEMSSDEFFELIRKKSSRGEKIVFVIGPPEGFGEVQGEKISLSRMTFQHELARLILLEQIYRALLRMKGTNYEK; via the coding sequence ATGCTACCTGTTAAGATAGAAGTAATTACCCTTGGAAAATCATCGAGGGAATATTCGCAAATCATAAGTGAGTATGAGAAAAGAATTTCTAAATTAGCTCATGCAAGATTTGCTCGTGGCTCAAAAATACCTCCAGATGCTATTTTGCTGGATCCTAAAGGCATTGAGATGAGCAGCGATGAGTTCTTTGAACTGATAAGAAAGAAATCTTCCCGTGGAGAGAAAATAGTCTTTGTTATAGGACCCCCTGAAGGATTTGGAGAGGTGCAGGGTGAGAAAATCTCCTTATCAAGAATGACTTTCCAGCATGAGCTTGCAAGATTGATTCTCCTTGAGCAGATTTACAGAGCATTGCTAAGGATGAAGGGAACAAATTACGAAAAATAA
- a CDS encoding ABC transporter ATP-binding protein, which produces MIVVENLVKKYFEKVVVDGISFKVENGEIYGFLGPNGSGKSTTLKILAGVLKPTAGRVEIEGIDVVSNPVEVKKIIGYVPETPTLYESLTPAELFSFIGGIRGIDEKILKERVNRFVEAFEIGKYMNQFIGTLSFGTKQKISLIASFLHDPKVIIMDESMNGLDPKSARILRELLIKFRDDGKSIIFSTHVLPLAEMICDRIGLIYEGKLIAEGTMDELREKAQEENLEDIFLKLTKSKNEMANIIQALQEVL; this is translated from the coding sequence TTGATAGTAGTTGAGAACTTGGTAAAAAAATACTTTGAGAAGGTTGTTGTAGATGGTATCAGCTTTAAGGTTGAAAATGGCGAGATATACGGATTCTTAGGCCCCAATGGAAGTGGAAAGAGCACAACATTGAAGATCCTTGCGGGTGTTCTAAAGCCAACTGCAGGCAGAGTGGAAATAGAGGGTATTGATGTGGTTTCAAATCCTGTGGAAGTTAAGAAAATAATTGGATATGTGCCTGAAACTCCCACACTCTACGAGAGTTTGACACCTGCAGAGCTGTTCTCCTTTATAGGCGGAATTAGAGGTATTGATGAGAAAATCCTCAAAGAAAGGGTAAACAGGTTTGTAGAGGCTTTTGAAATAGGGAAATATATGAACCAATTTATAGGTACTTTGAGCTTTGGTACAAAGCAAAAAATATCGCTTATCGCTTCATTTCTGCATGATCCAAAGGTAATAATAATGGACGAATCAATGAATGGATTAGATCCAAAAAGTGCCAGAATTCTCAGAGAATTGCTGATTAAATTTAGAGATGATGGAAAGAGCATAATATTCTCCACACATGTTTTGCCCCTTGCGGAGATGATATGCGATAGAATAGGGTTAATTTATGAGGGAAAGTTAATTGCAGAGGGTACCATGGACGAGTTAAGAGAAAAAGCACAGGAGGAGAATTTAGAGGATATATTCTTAAAATTGACAAAGAGCAAGAATGAGATGGCAAACATAATTCAAGCGCTACAAGAAGTTCTGTAG
- a CDS encoding 50S ribosomal protein L15e — MYQLPKRRAVNMYGYVKNAWKEHKKTYVRDIQWQRMIQWRHEGAIVRVDRPTRIDRARELGYRAKQGFIVVRVRVRRGNLQRRRIKGGRRPKRRGINRIPMRKSIQRIGEERVAKKYPNMEVLNSYYVGEDGKHHYYEVILVDTHHPAICNDPKINWICSKKHKGRAFRGLTSAGKKGRGLRNKGIGAEKARPSRRANL; from the coding sequence ATGTATCAACTTCCGAAGAGAAGAGCCGTTAATATGTATGGATATGTGAAAAATGCCTGGAAAGAGCACAAGAAGACATATGTTCGAGATATACAATGGCAGAGAATGATTCAGTGGAGACATGAGGGTGCTATTGTTAGGGTAGATAGGCCCACAAGAATTGATAGAGCCAGAGAGTTAGGGTATAGAGCAAAGCAAGGGTTCATCGTTGTGCGTGTTAGAGTTCGCCGTGGAAACTTGCAAAGGCGCAGAATAAAGGGTGGAAGAAGGCCTAAGAGGAGAGGTATAAATCGCATCCCAATGCGCAAGAGCATACAGAGAATTGGTGAGGAGAGAGTCGCAAAAAAGTATCCAAATATGGAGGTCCTCAACTCCTATTATGTGGGTGAGGATGGAAAGCACCATTATTACGAGGTGATTTTAGTGGATACACACCATCCTGCGATATGCAACGACCCGAAAATCAATTGGATATGCAGCAAGAAGCATAAGGGTAGGGCTTTCCGAGGATTAACAAGCGCAGGAAAGAAGGGACGCGGGCTGAGAAACAAGGGAATAGGCGCTGAGAAGGCAAGACCATCAAGAAGGGCAAATCTATAA